The genomic window AATAGCGTGTACCAAAGTTAAATTTAGCTGACTTAATCATGTCAAGGGATATGGTGGATGACCTTAACATTAACAAACATGACAACGACCTTTCATTATCATTATATTTATTAGATACTGTTATATCTATAGAGGTGAAATACCCGTATTAGTGTCCCCGACTGGATCGTCTTTCTTGTTCCTACAGGACAGATTTAAACAATAAGAAAGTCATTATTGTTTACTCTGTAACTAGAtcacaaatacaaaaatgaaacaaCATCACGTAATTCGAAAGAATGACATTTGTGTTTTGTTAAATGTTAAAAAGGTTAGCGTTATTATACTGCTAGTGGTGATATAGATCACAGTTATTTTAAGTACCCCTGTATTATTAAGTGAAAGCTTTTCTTAAAAATGCCAATCAATTCTAAAGAATATTAAACCCGCCTATTAAACTGAAAATATCTATCAATATTTAGATAAGTGAAATGGTCTCCAAAAAAAACCGTATAATTTATATTCTTACTATGTCCTCATTTCGAGTAGAAAAAGTAAGACTAGTTATACATAGATACATGAAcacgataacaaaacaaaatcatttttccGTAATATGTGTGATACCCTCGATATTTCTGTATACATcattattaaccaactaagtgcattattgccaaaagtgactgtttatcaaaaattacagattttctgtaatggccctgtttttctgtaatggccctgtttttttctgtagtagccctgtttttctgtaatggccctgttttttctgtaatggccctgtttttctgtaatggccctgttttttctgtaatggccctgtttttctgtaatggccctgtattaatgcccagtttgtttGTATTAAGCCttgttagggtttttaataaagttaataaaactaagttgtaaagagtataatacctttttgtattttatttaatttagtaaccagcaaataacattaaagaaccatataaagggatcactgttcatcctgttttttaacacatatctctttcaacttaatatcttggatatttgatatatttaaagctttaatggtgaagtacacattattttgttcaaactaaactgtcattaaaagagtaagaccgtacatcaagttagcagcaacacatacacttttggtcagttggttaataaatgtattaagaaatgggtgttttgataatggccctgttatatgtcctcggtcagtaataatggcctcggatgtctgtaatagcCCTCGGCGTTTCCTCGgaccattacagacttcctcgaccattattacagaccttggacatataacagggccattataaaaacacccattcattaatactatagtaatgCTGTATATGATAGTCCCTTTGAAAGTTAAACATAAATTCTGAATATTCCGTCAACAATTGTATACATCATTAATGTTCTTATCCTAAACAGATAATCTTAGCCTAGTACCCTTAAAactaaataagaaagaaaaacaaactgttaacagcaaaaaCACTACCagcaatacatgtacaatatgaaaacaaatgaaaaatgaatgAAACCATTTAACGGCTACTTCTCAGAATTATTGTCCATCCATAATGGTTTGTGAGAAGTTTTCATATGTTTCCCATGATCAACTTCAATAAAAGACGAAACTGCAAACATAAGACATAAACCTGATTAACAATACAAGATCTTAAACATGCCTAACGCAATTAACAGTCTATCCTCTTTTAAAGAAGAAATTGCCATTGTTATTCATAATGGTTGCCTTTTGCTTTGAAAAATGTTTTCGACAGAGCAAAATGTTTAGCAATAAGATCAACAGAAATGAAGTTTGTTCAGAAAAtagtttgcctttttttttatcctcACAATGAATCAAcaattatataatattgtattaataaCACTTAGCCGAGAGGGTGATAGAGTAGATTGTTACCCCGTGAAAttattgtcaaccgcggcgaagccaaggttgacattgccttttcgaggggtaccaatctgctctatcatcctgtcagctatgtgttattttattcattatactgaatgtccttctattatagttttttttacagatttctatgacgtcacgtacataagAATGTTACaggtattagaaaaaaataacaaaagttaagcaagataattttattttaatttgacagtCTAATAATAAAATCTGACCCAAAACGTGAAATTTTATCATTGTATTTAATAACTGGATGTACGTtcaaataaactcctcatagataccaggactaaatttagtatatacgccagacgcgttcattgtcctttaaattatcgatttttgattggtctagcctAGAGTGTACCATTCAAAACAATTGTCATTCTCTCAGTCATAtaatagagtaaattaacaccctcgtatcagCCAATCAAGTTATGGCATTCTAACTTGAAGTATAATTAAGTCAAAGATCtgacagagaccaaatgaccttGATAATAGAAGTATACAGAGGCCCAATTCGACATATAACACCACatttgaaaaccatctaattacTGACGAGGATTGTCACGTTTCCCAGTGCTCAATTCTCTTCTGAATCTGGGAAAGTGTTGTTACAGCACGACATAACTGTTAAGTTAATTGGAAAGGGACTTAAATATCAGATAGAAGCGAAGTacaaaagaacatttaaaaaatgacaaatagaAAAACAGCATACCGATATTAAAGCGCTCGCAGTTATAGAAAAGCTAGTTCAAGCTAAatacaacttataaataaattatgatatCTGACCTTATTTTTAACTTATGGGTTATGTGTACTAGGTCTTACCTGGTAGCTCAGTATTTATAAAATATGCGGTATGATATCCCTAAACAAAGTAGATTTCTACCTTTAACTTTTGTTTAGATCTAATTATTTTCTTCAGTTTCTGTATATTTTCAGATATGTGTACCACTATCACGATGTATATAGTCAGTCTCTGTCAGTTCATTGCCGCATCAGACACATCAAGTAAGGGTGCAGCTTTTCATCGTGATTATCTCATATCAATTTATTTAACTATAAAACAAGATCCCTTTGCTGTTGTACGATGGTCTTGAAATGGAAGTACTGCTATACGAATAATATGTAAAcatataatttcattattttaaggTAATATGCAAACAAATTTGACCATGTAGATATATGCTGAATGTATAATGATATAGTAAATTTGAATATCTAACACCtgtaaataaatgttatattaatTCATAGCTGAAATACGTAAGACCAAAGGTaataatgtttcatttaataaataattttctgTCGTATCGTGAAGTGTAAAGACAATACAATTCTTATGAGTGTTTCCGCAATAGACATGCCGTCGATTTGTGTTGACTACTTAATATATATAATTGCTATTTAACCTCAACTGTAGTATGTTAAAGGATTGCCAACAAATAGCTTTGTTTTCAGTAGAAATAACTCTATCAGGCCTTTCTTGTTCTACTTGTTATCATCTCTAGAAGTAACTCATGATTCCTCATGACTCATGAGATGGAAAACACAactcaataaaacaaaaacaagatttttaaatgaaaattaaaggagtaggtccggtaagacccctttttggccccaaaatataacagttttacaaaattgttaaaatgtaaacttttagttatttattgtacagttgaatgcttctgctacataaatatgggctgtttttgacaatacaatgcacatatatcgggttgtagcaccattaagtcatgcgaaattactgaaatcttcaaaattctatcattttagttaaattttagacagtttctgtgtaaaacgaaagtggccgcattcgtgttcatccttaatattgaaatgtaagttgtattttatgataatacataacatatataaaggttgtggatgaacacggatgcggccactttcatttttgacaaaaaccatctgaaaagtgacgtttttttggcatattttagagatttctcatatttgagcttgaatcggatcgtttttaatgactaaattagttaaaatctttcacaaaaactaattgaatcaagtgaaatagacacttaagtgtttaaaaagtggtcaaaatctttcgtcagatgaaactgaaatttgaggccaaaaagagtccttaccggacctactcctttaaatgcAAAAGATAGTCCATTAAAAATACAAAGAACTTTACATTGTTTGAAATCAATGGCTACATATCATGGTTCTAAAGTTATTcttttttaattcttaaaataGTTTTGATGCGTTAAAACAACTTCGAACATAAGTGCTCTTTCTTGTTGCATTATTCAATAACATGCGTTGTTGAATACCGTATGTCGACCTATATTTGATTGTATTACGATAAAGTTCTCGTTCTTTGGCATCTAATTGGTGCTGGGAGCTTACAAAAATTCTTTATcgtcaaaaactttaattttgaataattgtctTGTAATATATGTATGCCCCTAATTTCTTTTGAAATTGATTTACATAGTAGTCAAAAGAAGTTTAAAATTGTGAaggattattttttcgaatttctGAAAAACCAGGTTCAGATTTTTTGTTTGCTGCTTTGTATTTGTTCCAAATCTCTTTCTTGAAGTTAAGTTAGAAAAACTAAatgatttcatggttcattgtacGTAGAAGTTATGCTTTATACCATTGATGAGATGCAGTTTTTGGTAATGTATTCTTGTCAGGAAATGTTGTAATTTTAGTGGTATTTTTAATTTGACCCTATAAGAGGGAATTTtgactagccataaaaccaggttcagccaaccattttttcctaaattgtcttgttccaattcaggaatatgTAAATTGTTATCAAGTAGTCCGTTGCTATGGAAGTTGGTGTTTGGTTTTGTTTGCTGTTCAGTGTTTCTGGTGTTCCGTTGTAGCTGTTCCCTAAGTTTTATTCGTAACCCGGATTtcttttcgcttaatcgatttatgactattgaacgacTTATCCATTGTTACACAAAACAAAGAAAGGCATGTGTCTACGAAATGCTAAGGTATGTTTCTTTTCGCAAATTAAAATTTGTAGTTCTCTGTAATCTAAAGAACGTttgtttaaggtagatcataagtaaatgtttttgagacagaattttctgttaatttgacaaaatgaagattttcctatgcttttttcaaaaatataataaaaagtatggtcaccgtgctattttgcAAGCTATGAGTCTTTGAacattgcctaaatttggttagtttgttcatgaaaaaacacataacagtgcataaaaaaatttctatgagatagaattttgaaatgaattgcgagaagataggttttataatatgttttaagaaaataaaaagaaaacatggtgtcactgaacttgttttcttgccacaagtaaaaataaaaaaattccctattagcccagtataaatatTGTGCTAAAAGAGTTATCCTCCCTTAAATgactcatttgaaaaaaatgattttaaaaaccaaaaaggttgatatttgttaaaatattttgaataatacaataaattagcaaattgtctttatataaataaacagtctaactattaaattgcaaatctgtttccaaacttgctgatttgggcaaatgactagaccgattttgtactgtgattgtagtATCCAAGATGGCTgaataccatgaatctaccttaaaacgGATTATCTTAGTGCGTTACTGGTCAGCATTAACACAGTTTGCATTAAGCAATCTGCCAATTTCTCTCGGCTTAACTCTCGCAAACTTTACTAGTCTAAATGCTGTTCTTCTTAAATGTTTAGTCTAAATGATATACCGTTGGAAGTCAAGTTTTAATGTTGTACGCATGACATCTAAAATAGTCTTGATTTTTtgttccttattgttaattttccctttttgATGGGGATGTTCCTTTtacaccatcttacggtgtttatatatcacaactcGTTTGATATCCCTATGTCTGTAGTGACGCTAACATGagtaaccccgccacattctatatgtatgtgcctgtcccaagtctggagcctttaattcagtagttgtcgtttgtttatgtgttacatatttgataaaataGAACTGACTGTGCAAGATCCTTATGTTTAATCAAATTCGTTAAAAACAGAATGTGTTATTATTTCTGCAGAGGTTATGAAAATTAGATACAACTGATTTTTAGTTAAAAGCTAATCAGTCTTAAAAATGCTACTGTATCAAAATAGAGTCTTTAGTCTTAgatccatgattttttttattagttgtataattagtggctttgaacaagctgtgAGTAACTGCGAGTACGCGCAGATCAGTATTTTGggtctttttgttgtttgataTACAAGTTCCCGGCTACTTTTTACTTTGCTTTTGTTACGTGTATTTCTATTTGTTACCATCTGAGGAGTTATGCCATTCTTTACTCATTTTTATAGTTCGCTTTTATGTtaaactgttacaccactgtcgaAGGTTAagggggttgggatcccactaacatgtttaactccacctcttactgtatgtatgtgcctgtcccaagtcaggaggttgtaattcagtgattgtcgtttgttgatgtgttactaatttatttttcgttcgttttttgtacataaattaggccgtttgttttctcgtttgaattgatttatattgtcatttggggccttttatacccGACTATGCGGTAAGggatttgctcgttgttgaaggccgtacggtggcctacagttgttaatgtttgagtcattttggtctaatgttgagagttgtctaatttgtaatcatatcacatcttcttttttatattgaactcAGACATTGCTAATCTGGACTATTTATTTAACATATATTGTCTCTCTTTATAATTAATTAGGATTTATCCTTTAATAATTACTTAAAACTTAAACATGGTATACAATCAAACTTTATACATTAATGACGACTGTATTCGCAATCAATACTTCAActgtatattttaaattgaaatatattaagaTTTTTACCGCTTCATATTTTTttgaatacatgtatgtattgtgTTCTATTTCAATGCATTCCTAAGACTTAACCTGTTTCCTAGTAGTAAGCCTGGTTTGAATTGATCGTGCTTCTTTTTAGAGCCTCTGTTATAAAACTACAGATACACAATGAATCATTTATTGAATAACACGTCACAGATGTTCAAGTTCTCtagacaaatataaacataacagCTGTTCCCACGGCGCCGACCATGCCGACGTCAATAACTTAGCATTGATCAGAAAGATAACCTGAATTTATCACCGCATAAATAAATATCACGAACAACTAGAAATAAGTGGTCTTTTATTTCATAACTACCATGATGACAGGAAATATCTAGTACCCTTGGCCTATGTTCAATATGATTactttttatgtaaatatgagATAGAATCGACAAACTACGATTCTAAACCAAAGTACGTTATTTGTTTACTCAAGAGCTTTTTATGTGCCAATGAACAATGAACAAAGACACATTTGCATTTCTTATTCAACACAGCAATTTCAAACTATACTTATTCTTTAAGAGTATTGATATTTTTCTATCTCGGTTATTAAATTGTATCATCTAAATACTCACTTTGGTATGGCTTGACAAAATATTTTCGAGTATGCGCTTCCAAATTCTTCTTTTCTATTTAGagtttaattttaacattaaCGAACTAAGAGCAAAATACGAACGTGATTTCGAAAAGCAACTCTAACAATTTTTTTCCGAACTTTATCTCAAACTTTAACTCCGTGGTATGCCACATGGCTATGTGTTGCATATCATTATAGTTACATGGGGATTTTTAAATACTTAATACCACACACGTAGATTCCAAAACCAACAGCAGATAACTTATGTGCACTAAAGGACAAACCCTAGAAATCAGATGTAAATTATATCTTCTTAAAAGTAatgtaaaatgatattttagatagaacatatacatgtaataatttttttcttttaattcaaaaAGCAAATGCgaagaatttttttatatattgcagTCACCATATATGTAATGATTCCAACCTATTGCTGATTAAATAACGCTACGCAGCTTATTAAGaactaataaacaaacaaaagataATTCTCATTTGTTAAAAGCAATTCATGAATGTaaatctatatatgtatatatgtatatatattgtctaaaaatagcaacaatcaacattcaatctatttaagcgtggatcagtttgtgaaagtaaactgatacagttactgaactaaaattatataaatgtctaagaatataacttaaacacgctaatacgtatatatgtatatatgtatagatATTATTAagtatttaggtattttttttcCTCGATATCAAAATATGAACTGAAGCATTATTCTTATTCCCAGATTTCGCTCTTTAATTACGTTAACAGTTTGATAGTGTTTATTCGCTTCATATGAGATTCAATTTTTGCGGTATACAGTAATTTGTTGTGATTTTAGATTGGATAAATCATATCAAATTATACCTGTTACATTTCAGTCAAATGGGATGTCAAAACTAAATCTGTTATATATGGTAAAGAAACGTCACTCACCTGTAATGGCCAAACCTGTTCACCTCACTCAAGTAAGCAATGGATTGGAGGTCCAAGCTATGATTTGCTGTGCTCGGAAGATTATACGGCAAATCGAAACAAGTATGAAATGGTGGTCCAGTCTACtagtttttattttgatttgatgatAAAGAACTTCACGTTTGATGACGCCAACTGCAAATACACTTGCGTTTGTGGAttacatcaatatacaaaaatgCTAGAGTTGGACAGTTTAGAGTTCATTTGTAAGTGTTGGTTTAATCCAGCAAATTCACGTTAGACAAATAACACGGAACATATGTATTCTGGCTTCATTTGATTAGATAATCTGAAATAAGGTATGTACTCAGCGTGTCAGTCAAGCACAAATCAGGATATGTATGAAGATCATCACCGCTTTTTATATGATTTGAGTGATGAATATCTTACTAAATGATCAATTCAAGCTCCTGAAAAGTcacaatatttacatatactatgtaatttatgtatatgtatatctAAACATAGTACTAACTTAAAGTCAATTTAATGaatcaaaatcttttaaaaactTCGAAATCAAGAAGCAACAATTGTTctcaaaaaaagtgaaaaagatgAAACGGGaggaaaaaaaagaatttaaaaacctTCTTACATGTACATACTTTAAAAAGTGCCATAATAATTATTTCTAGACGACACTTTTACTCAAAGAAcaatacatatttctttttttgttctcGTAATGTATTTTTTATTCTTCCATATTTTGTATTGATTCAGACCCACCGTATTTAGAAAAAGACGACATTGTGACAAAAGAGAGCAAAGTTCAGGTGGACATATTAATGCAGGTTTTCCCTTTACCTACATGTGTGATTTCGTATCAGGTAATACTTAgtgaaactttatgaaaaataTGTGTGTAGGTGTGTAGGTCTATGTGTTAAGAATAGTAAAAACCAAAGAGTAGTAAATGTGCTTTGTCACagattttggtattttatttcatttttgtaacatttttggtAAAACTTTGCGTACGActttgaaatgaaaattgaaaaaacagTGCATTTATCTCTTTTTTTCTACAATATTAATGATTTCAAAGTAGatgaacatttgtatagaaaaaaaatatataaatcgaAAAACGTTTTAAAATATGTCTTTCCCCGTCTTGAAAGCATGTAATTCGACCAGTAATTTCTCTTCCAACATGTTCGTGACCAAAATGTAGAAATCTAATACAATTTTGAAGATCTGATATAATCGCAAAAACAAAAAGTGCCATGCTGAATCCATGAGTACATGATAATGTATCGCCGTAGCTAAAGAGAAATGGATTGTTTATACATATGAAGAAACTGTAACATTATTTGCATCACATGCCAAAATAAAGACTACAACTGAGAGGTCTATTCCTAAACATGTAGGAGtgtacatgttaaaatatttgcAAGGTTTATATGAATCCTATTTATATTTCCTACGAAACACGCGAAAGATCTCATCAAGTTTCGATTTGTGTCTGTTTGTGTTCAACGCTTGTACAAATACAACACATCACATAATGTCATATTGTGTATATCAATATTCATGATTTTATTATAGTTTCAATTTTGCGTGTAGTTCTATTTGTAAAAACAGTAATTCAAAACAAGTATTTTCCAACATTGTTTGCGGGTActtctttagaaaaaaaacataagtttAGAAAATCCGATTAGTATGATATACTGCCCAGGAGAATTCATATTATTCAAataatctaattttattttatctggttatcaggtatttgttacgcaaatgttgttattttattgaAACTATGTATTTTGGTTTAATGCAAGGATACCACAATAATGGATATATCATATCCAAATTAAAACATTCTCCACAAAAGTAGAAAATTCAGAAAAGTAGAAAGCAGATAAATGTTGAGCAATGTGCTTTGTTTGTTCTACACGTTATCAAAAATTTTGTTTCCAAAAGACAactattttcatcataaaaaatcTGACCTTTGCCTgaatgtatattatgtatataaaaagacACTCTGTGTCGAAAATCAGgaaacaaaaaagatcaaatTGCTCGAATAATGATCAGTTTGCGTTATCAGAGCACGCATTTCCTGATAAGAATAAACCATTCGTTGCGTTATTCTAAAGTCATAATTAGAGATTAATTTCGTGACTATATGGTGCAACTGTTATTTAAGTTAATGTATTATATCGTTTAAGGAAAGTGTGATGCCACTGAATATTTCTGACTACGCAACCACGTACGAGCATGGTGattactttaaaatatttgaagtaaGGATATACCAGATATATGAAATTGACCACTTAAGCTGCAAAGGGAGTCTCAATTTGAGTTGTACAGTTGGATCACACCATTATATCCCTATAGAAACGACGATTAATTTCTGTACTGAAGGTATGGTGTTTTAAATGCAAAAAGTCAATTTTATCTCGAAGTGTATATATAAATGAACGGTTTAACACTGATAGGTCATGAAAATTGTAAACGTTCTGTGACAAaagaaatgttttatatatttgtaccAGAACGATA from Mytilus galloprovincialis chromosome 5, xbMytGall1.hap1.1, whole genome shotgun sequence includes these protein-coding regions:
- the LOC143075932 gene encoding uncharacterized protein LOC143075932, yielding MCTTITMYIVSLCQFIAASDTSIKWDVKTKSVIYGKETSLTCNGQTCSPHSSKQWIGGPSYDLLCSEDYTANRNKYEMVVQSTSFYFDLMIKNFTFDDANCKYTCVCGLHQYTKMLELDSLEFIYPPYLEKDDIVTKESKVQVDILMQVFPLPTCVISYQESVMPLNISDYATTYEHGDYFKIFEVRIYQIYEIDHLSCKGSLNLSCTVGSHHYIPIETTINFCTEDKNDLKSIAVVVGIAVLCLSGFGIIAYGICKFVIRKFQHSIKEIPDVGDYNMTESTANANEEMEPIRCSTDRIDIGVTDNETHSLFQVDDNG